One window from the genome of Egibacteraceae bacterium encodes:
- a CDS encoding polyprenyl synthetase family protein: protein MALSQQEVDDLARKGAERGIDLRPGLALVEERLRTTVLSDLPFAETASRYLIDAGGKRFRPMLVLLTGMLAGADVTDSRLVDAGVVVELVHLSTLYHDDVIDAADVRRGAPAAHVKWSNTVAILTGDFLLARASELSAALGVEVTRVMARTIADLCAGQIREVLGSLVARDHGAPAIEPTREHYLTVIGEKTASLIAASCRLGAILSGQSAEAIEIVTDYGWRLGMSFQLADDVLDVTGQPDESGKLPGTDLREGVRTLPVLLALEADGSSGLLELLGHPSEANVAAALDMLRRHPAIELARDAARLEAANARSALDALTDAAPAALDGLAYLTDYAVERVG, encoded by the coding sequence TTGGCCCTCTCCCAGCAGGAAGTCGACGACCTCGCCCGCAAGGGTGCCGAGCGGGGCATCGACCTGCGCCCCGGGCTCGCGCTCGTTGAGGAGCGGCTGCGCACGACCGTCTTGTCGGACCTGCCCTTCGCCGAGACCGCGTCGCGCTACCTCATCGACGCCGGCGGCAAGCGCTTCCGCCCGATGCTCGTGCTCCTGACCGGCATGCTCGCCGGTGCCGACGTCACCGACAGCCGGCTCGTGGATGCCGGGGTGGTCGTCGAGCTCGTGCACCTGTCGACCCTCTACCACGACGACGTCATCGACGCGGCCGACGTGCGCCGGGGGGCCCCGGCCGCGCACGTGAAGTGGTCGAACACCGTGGCGATCCTCACGGGCGACTTCCTTCTCGCGCGCGCGTCGGAGCTCTCAGCTGCGCTCGGCGTGGAGGTGACGCGCGTCATGGCCCGCACCATCGCCGACCTGTGCGCCGGCCAGATCCGCGAGGTGCTGGGGTCGCTGGTGGCCCGTGACCACGGTGCCCCCGCGATCGAACCCACCAGGGAGCACTACCTCACCGTGATCGGGGAGAAGACGGCCTCGCTCATCGCCGCGTCCTGCCGGCTCGGCGCCATCCTGTCCGGCCAGTCCGCGGAGGCCATCGAGATCGTCACCGACTACGGGTGGCGCCTCGGCATGAGCTTCCAGCTCGCCGACGACGTCCTCGACGTGACCGGCCAGCCCGACGAGTCGGGCAAGCTGCCCGGCACGGACCTCCGCGAGGGCGTGCGCACCCTGCCGGTGCTGCTCGCGCTCGAGGCCGATGGCTCCTCCGGGCTTCTCGAGCTCCTCGGCCACCCGAGCGAGGCGAACGTCGCCGCGGCCCTCGACATGCTCCGCCGCCACCCGGCGATCGAGCTCGCCCGCGACGCCGCGCGCCTCGAGGCCGCCAACGCCAGGAGCGCCCTGGACGCCCTGACCGATGCGGCCCCCGCCGCCCTCGACGGGCTGGCCTACCTCACCGACTACGCCGTCGAACGCGTCGGCTGA
- a CDS encoding NADH-quinone oxidoreductase subunit A, protein MPDYYQAYGTVLALGVAGVLLVALAFTLNRLVAPDKKYGGKLSTYECGMDPVGRGWSQTHIRYYLFAFLFVVFDVETLFIFPWAVVLGTAPEQRFMLGVMLVFLFFVTLTLPYEWRKGVLKWA, encoded by the coding sequence ATGCCTGACTACTACCAGGCTTACGGGACGGTCCTCGCGCTGGGGGTGGCCGGGGTCCTGCTCGTCGCGCTCGCGTTCACCCTGAACCGGCTCGTGGCCCCCGACAAGAAGTACGGCGGCAAGCTCTCGACCTACGAGTGTGGCATGGATCCGGTCGGCCGAGGTTGGTCACAGACGCATATCCGCTACTACCTTTTCGCCTTCCTGTTCGTGGTGTTCGACGTCGAGACGCTGTTCATCTTCCCGTGGGCGGTGGTCCTCGGGACTGCTCCTGAGCAGCGGTTCATGCTGGGCGTGATGCTCGTGTTCCTCTTCTTTGTCACGTTGACCCTCCCCTACGAGTGGAGGAAGGGGGTGCTGAAGTGGGCCTAG
- a CDS encoding complex I subunit 1 family protein: MTVIAQVTLAFDSFWLSLALNLGLIVVFFLTAPLVVGYMEHKVLGHMQDRLGPMEAGIGPIKHGVGQLVADGVKFIQKEDIIPSAADRWVFAWAPAVSLVPVLVVLVVVPFGPGVWAVQLDAGIFFALAVSSVGVLGILMAAWSSANKYSLMGGIRAAAQLIAYELPLVLAAAAVVLQAGTLSLVGIIEAQNEFRLFGAVPVPYAVPHIIGFGMFYVAALAELSRPPFDMPIADSEIIFGHMTEYTGLRYAFFMLSEYAGMVVLSALATVLFLGGWYPWPGVPLPEGALGAVLGFGVTMGKIIALTFVMVWLRATFPRLREDQLQRMSWLVLIPLALLNIVVVAVAKVML; this comes from the coding sequence ATGACGGTCATCGCCCAGGTCACGCTCGCGTTCGACAGCTTCTGGCTGTCCCTCGCCCTGAACCTCGGGCTCATCGTCGTCTTCTTCCTGACCGCCCCGCTCGTCGTCGGCTACATGGAGCACAAGGTCCTCGGCCACATGCAGGACCGTCTGGGGCCCATGGAGGCGGGCATCGGGCCCATCAAGCACGGGGTCGGCCAGCTCGTCGCGGATGGGGTGAAGTTCATCCAGAAGGAGGACATCATCCCCTCGGCGGCTGACCGGTGGGTGTTCGCCTGGGCGCCGGCCGTCTCGCTCGTGCCCGTGCTCGTCGTGCTCGTCGTCGTGCCGTTCGGCCCCGGCGTCTGGGCGGTGCAGCTCGACGCGGGGATCTTCTTCGCCCTCGCCGTGTCGTCGGTCGGGGTCCTCGGCATCCTCATGGCCGCCTGGTCGAGTGCGAACAAGTACTCGCTCATGGGTGGCATCCGAGCCGCCGCGCAGCTCATCGCCTACGAGCTGCCGCTCGTCCTCGCCGCCGCGGCGGTGGTCCTGCAGGCGGGCACGCTGTCGCTCGTGGGCATCATCGAGGCGCAGAACGAGTTCCGCCTGTTCGGGGCCGTCCCGGTACCCTACGCCGTCCCCCACATCATCGGCTTCGGGATGTTCTACGTGGCGGCGCTCGCGGAACTCTCCCGGCCGCCGTTCGACATGCCGATCGCCGACTCCGAGATCATCTTCGGTCACATGACCGAGTACACCGGGCTGCGCTACGCCTTCTTCATGCTGTCGGAGTACGCCGGCATGGTGGTGCTGTCCGCGCTCGCGACGGTGCTCTTCCTCGGCGGGTGGTATCCGTGGCCGGGGGTGCCGCTGCCCGAGGGCGCCCTCGGGGCGGTCCTCGGCTTCGGGGTGACGATGGGCAAGATCATCGCGCTCACGTTCGTCATGGTGTGGCTGCGGGCGACGTTCCCGCGCCTGCGCGAGGACCAGCTCCAGCGGATGTCCTGGTTGGTCCTCATACCCCTCGCGCTGCTCAACATCGTCGTCGTCGCAGTCGCCAAGGTGATGCTGTGA
- the nuoK gene encoding NADH-quinone oxidoreductase subunit NuoK encodes MMVVYPLVFAALLFSVGVYGVLSRRNAVLVLMSVEIMLVAATINLVVFGQLAAARLGDVLLSGQVFALFVIAVGAAEVGVGLAIVLLMYRNRATVNIDDADLMKF; translated from the coding sequence ATGATGGTCGTCTACCCGCTCGTGTTCGCCGCGCTGCTCTTCAGCGTCGGGGTGTACGGCGTGCTGTCTCGCCGCAACGCCGTGCTCGTGCTCATGAGCGTCGAGATCATGCTCGTCGCGGCCACCATCAACCTCGTGGTGTTCGGCCAGCTGGCCGCGGCACGGCTCGGCGACGTGCTGCTGTCGGGACAGGTCTTCGCCCTGTTCGTCATCGCCGTCGGTGCGGCCGAGGTCGGCGTGGGCCTCGCCATCGTCCTGCTCATGTACCGCAACCGCGCGACGGTGAACATCGACGACGCCGACCTCATGAAGTTCTAG
- a CDS encoding NADH-quinone oxidoreductase subunit J, with protein MTGADVVMLGIAVIGGSAALLVVTARNVVHAALYLVVALLSVAGTFLLVGAEFLAWTQVLVYVGAVVVLILFGLMLTRAPIGPMAQHNESARLALLVSVALFGFLTTMILGAFGGDVLPLAHTTAGDLGEVLYVAWAFPFMVLGFFLTVSLIGAIILARREEGEGPEPLLDPDLATGRPEPAATDASSTPGVTRPSEEVPR; from the coding sequence ATGACCGGCGCCGATGTCGTCATGCTCGGCATCGCGGTCATCGGCGGCTCCGCCGCGCTGCTCGTCGTCACCGCCCGCAACGTCGTCCACGCCGCGCTCTACCTCGTCGTCGCGCTGCTGTCGGTCGCCGGCACGTTCCTCCTCGTCGGCGCCGAGTTCCTCGCGTGGACCCAGGTGCTCGTCTACGTCGGCGCGGTGGTCGTGCTCATCCTGTTCGGGCTCATGCTGACCCGGGCGCCGATCGGCCCCATGGCGCAGCACAACGAGTCGGCGCGCCTCGCGCTGCTCGTGAGCGTCGCGCTGTTCGGCTTCCTCACGACGATGATCCTCGGCGCGTTCGGCGGCGATGTGCTCCCGCTCGCCCACACGACCGCCGGGGACCTCGGCGAGGTGCTCTACGTGGCGTGGGCGTTCCCCTTCATGGTGCTCGGCTTCTTCCTCACCGTGTCGCTCATCGGGGCGATCATCCTCGCCCGCCGGGAGGAGGGGGAGGGCCCCGAGCCCCTCCTCGACCCCGACCTGGCGACCGGGCGTCCCGAGCCCGCAGCCACCGACGCGAGCAGCACCCCCGGCGTGACCCGCCCGAGCGAGGAGGTGCCCCGCTGA
- a CDS encoding NADH-quinone oxidoreductase subunit I — protein sequence MPTLPKIGLLKGLGVTLKTMMSPATTAQYPHVKPDLPPRTRGVIALMEENCTVCMLCARECPDWCIYIDSHKDTIPPKKEGGRARTRNQLDRFAIDFALCMYCGICVEVCPFDALFWSPEFEYSTYSIRELTHEKEQLRVWMDTVPAPPDLEVGAEIPPEISDGLEAARKAAEEEAQRLAAASQPAAGGDGTAAGGAAAGGADDDIHVEAQVDQEVFDQLVGEGKSERVARAKAKAAYVRREKARIRRERAEASA from the coding sequence ATGCCGACATTGCCGAAGATCGGGCTGCTCAAGGGTCTGGGCGTCACGCTGAAGACCATGATGAGCCCCGCAACGACTGCCCAGTACCCCCACGTGAAGCCGGACCTCCCGCCCCGCACCCGGGGGGTCATCGCGCTCATGGAGGAGAACTGCACCGTCTGCATGCTGTGCGCCCGCGAGTGCCCCGACTGGTGCATCTACATCGACAGCCACAAGGACACCATCCCGCCGAAGAAGGAAGGCGGCCGGGCGCGCACGCGCAACCAGCTCGACCGCTTCGCGATCGACTTCGCGCTGTGCATGTACTGCGGGATCTGCGTGGAGGTCTGCCCTTTCGACGCGCTCTTCTGGTCCCCCGAGTTCGAGTACTCCACCTACTCCATCCGCGAGCTCACCCACGAGAAGGAGCAGCTGCGGGTCTGGATGGACACCGTGCCCGCCCCGCCCGACCTCGAGGTCGGCGCCGAGATCCCGCCGGAGATCAGCGACGGCCTCGAGGCTGCGCGGAAGGCGGCGGAGGAGGAGGCGCAGCGTCTCGCCGCCGCGTCGCAGCCGGCCGCCGGGGGCGACGGCACGGCCGCCGGCGGGGCCGCGGCCGGAGGGGCTGACGACGACATCCACGTCGAGGCCCAGGTCGACCAGGAGGTCTTCGACCAGCTCGTCGGCGAGGGCAAGAGCGAGCGGGTCGCCCGCGCCAAGGCCAAGGCCGCGTACGTCCGCAGGGAGAAGGCCCGGATACGCCGCGAGAGGGCCGAGGCGTCGGCATGA
- the nuoN gene encoding NADH-quinone oxidoreductase subunit NuoN, whose protein sequence is MHTLAQAGVTIPDIPWAAISPELVLFGFGILVLLLDTAGGQRLQASFVALGLLGAGAGYAAYATGETRLPGLVGLAAVTQFALTWIWRDRPRRLGALLAAIGFAAGLGVTAWQWGAHAGGPLIATQSLLGDMVAVDGVALFTRFTVCLVGIVAVPLGFSYMEERRIHRGEFYPLLLFAATGMTLLASAADLIMVFISIEVLSLSLYILSGFAKRDLNSQESAIKYFLLGAFSSALLLYGIALVYGLTGSTNIAQAGQAFRSIAAPDGMVLAAMALLLVGLGFKVSLVPFHMWTPDVYQGAPTPITGFMAAAVKAAAFAAFLRVFVGAFAELAWSWVPVFWVIAALTMMAGAILAVVQTDLKRMLGYSAVAHAGYALIGVIAVSREGVSATLFYLLVYALMSLGAFGVLTLLERRNRKALALSDLRGLGRRYPVPAGMFGLFLLSLAGIPGTAGFMGKLAVFRAGVDAGHVALVVLAVVSSLIAAFFYIRVIVTMFMEDEPAEVADQPPLVATTGLSAGLAAAASGVVVLGILPGVLIDLARQAASFAG, encoded by the coding sequence GTGCACACGCTCGCGCAGGCAGGCGTCACGATCCCCGACATCCCGTGGGCGGCGATCAGCCCTGAGCTCGTGCTCTTCGGCTTCGGGATCCTCGTGCTCCTGCTCGACACCGCGGGAGGCCAGCGCCTGCAGGCGTCGTTCGTCGCGCTCGGCCTGCTCGGGGCGGGGGCCGGCTACGCGGCCTACGCGACGGGAGAGACCCGCCTGCCCGGCCTGGTCGGGCTCGCCGCCGTGACCCAGTTCGCGCTCACGTGGATCTGGCGCGACCGGCCGCGCCGGCTCGGCGCCCTGCTCGCCGCCATCGGCTTCGCAGCCGGCCTCGGCGTCACCGCGTGGCAGTGGGGGGCGCACGCCGGCGGGCCGCTCATCGCCACGCAGAGCCTGCTCGGCGACATGGTCGCGGTCGACGGGGTGGCGCTGTTCACGCGCTTCACCGTGTGCCTCGTCGGCATCGTCGCCGTGCCGCTGGGGTTCTCCTACATGGAGGAGCGCCGCATCCACCGGGGCGAGTTCTACCCCCTGCTGCTGTTCGCGGCCACCGGGATGACCCTCCTCGCGTCGGCAGCCGACCTCATCATGGTCTTCATCTCCATCGAGGTCCTCAGCCTCTCGCTCTACATCCTGTCGGGGTTCGCCAAGCGCGACCTCAACTCCCAGGAGTCGGCGATCAAGTACTTCCTGCTCGGCGCGTTCTCCTCGGCGCTCCTGCTCTACGGCATCGCCCTCGTGTACGGCCTCACAGGATCGACGAACATCGCACAGGCGGGGCAGGCGTTCCGGTCGATCGCCGCCCCTGACGGGATGGTCCTCGCCGCCATGGCGCTCCTGCTCGTCGGGCTCGGTTTCAAGGTCAGCCTCGTGCCGTTCCACATGTGGACGCCGGACGTCTACCAGGGTGCGCCCACGCCGATCACGGGCTTCATGGCCGCGGCGGTGAAGGCGGCGGCGTTCGCCGCCTTCCTTCGGGTCTTCGTCGGGGCGTTCGCCGAGCTCGCGTGGTCGTGGGTGCCGGTGTTCTGGGTGATCGCCGCGCTCACGATGATGGCCGGGGCGATTCTCGCCGTCGTCCAGACCGACCTGAAGCGGATGCTCGGGTACTCGGCGGTTGCGCACGCGGGGTACGCGCTGATCGGCGTGATCGCGGTGTCCCGCGAGGGCGTGAGCGCGACGCTGTTCTACCTGCTCGTCTACGCCCTCATGTCCCTCGGGGCCTTCGGCGTGCTCACACTCCTCGAGCGCCGCAACCGCAAGGCGCTGGCCTTGTCCGACCTGCGCGGCCTCGGCCGCCGCTACCCCGTCCCGGCGGGCATGTTCGGCCTCTTCCTGCTGTCCCTGGCGGGCATCCCCGGCACCGCGGGTTTCATGGGAAAGCTCGCGGTGTTCCGCGCCGGGGTGGACGCCGGTCACGTCGCGCTCGTCGTCCTCGCGGTCGTGTCGAGCCTCATCGCCGCGTTCTTCTACATCCGGGTGATCGTCACGATGTTCATGGAGGACGAGCCGGCGGAGGTCGCCGACCAGCCACCGCTGGTCGCCACGACCGGCCTGTCCGCCGGCCTCGCCGCGGCGGCGTCCGGCGTCGTCGTGCTCGGCATCCTGCCTGGCGTGCTCATCGACCTGGCCCGCCAGGCCGCCTCCTTCGCTGGCTGA
- a CDS encoding NADH-quinone oxidoreductase subunit C encodes MSSTREVATRTGARAAEAFQGGSPMEPEALAAHLCERLGRAVVDVTVTYGQLTLTVEADALAEAARLCKESPALAFDFYDHNAGVDLGEEGFAVVTHLYSLRHRHHIMIRVVAPGGRQAPKVPTLTHLYAGADWHEREVYDMFGIDFEGHPGLLPRLLTVENFEGFPLRKDFLLATREAKPWPGLKEPKEIGSDEEEAADATAAEAPVAAEEKAQAAKTRAERARAKAAAMRAEKQSEKAAAQAASTEEAEDAGSAPAGEAEDAQAAAAEKTTGGETAGAGAAQVAAAAGEPEPQTPGGAADVARTDIAKDAAAGAVGGDTAAGAPGDRPGTDQPVHDPESEAKVGEGAPPVPSGAPGPEAEGRHGGAEREGRSASDAAAGGPKADAGGPTASPYADRSHASAGEGASEASETLDEVGRPEDPRPADTPDDDTRRGGDDS; translated from the coding sequence ATGAGCTCGACGCGAGAGGTCGCGACCCGCACCGGCGCGCGCGCCGCCGAAGCGTTCCAGGGGGGGTCACCCATGGAGCCGGAGGCGCTCGCGGCCCACCTCTGCGAGCGCCTCGGCCGCGCGGTGGTCGACGTGACGGTCACCTACGGGCAGTTGACCCTGACCGTGGAGGCCGACGCGCTGGCGGAGGCGGCGCGCCTGTGCAAGGAGTCCCCGGCGCTCGCCTTCGACTTCTACGACCACAACGCCGGCGTGGACCTCGGGGAGGAGGGCTTCGCCGTCGTCACCCACCTCTACTCCCTCCGCCACCGCCACCACATCATGATCCGGGTGGTGGCACCCGGCGGCCGCCAGGCGCCGAAGGTGCCGACGCTCACGCATCTCTACGCCGGCGCGGACTGGCACGAGCGTGAGGTGTACGACATGTTCGGGATCGACTTCGAGGGTCACCCGGGTCTGCTCCCGCGCCTGCTCACCGTCGAGAACTTCGAGGGGTTCCCCCTCCGCAAGGACTTCCTCCTCGCCACGCGCGAGGCGAAGCCGTGGCCGGGGCTGAAGGAGCCGAAGGAGATCGGCAGCGACGAGGAGGAGGCCGCCGACGCGACCGCCGCCGAGGCCCCGGTCGCCGCCGAGGAGAAGGCGCAGGCTGCGAAGACCCGTGCGGAGCGCGCGCGGGCGAAGGCCGCGGCGATGCGCGCGGAGAAGCAGTCCGAGAAGGCGGCGGCCCAGGCCGCCAGCACCGAGGAGGCCGAGGACGCGGGTTCCGCGCCCGCCGGCGAGGCCGAGGACGCGCAGGCAGCCGCCGCGGAGAAGACCACCGGCGGGGAGACCGCCGGTGCGGGGGCGGCGCAGGTGGCCGCGGCCGCCGGGGAACCGGAGCCGCAGACACCCGGGGGCGCGGCCGACGTCGCGCGCACCGACATCGCGAAGGACGCGGCCGCCGGAGCCGTCGGCGGCGACACCGCAGCAGGCGCGCCGGGCGACAGGCCGGGCACCGACCAGCCCGTGCACGACCCGGAGTCCGAGGCGAAGGTCGGCGAGGGCGCTCCGCCCGTACCGAGCGGCGCGCCCGGCCCCGAGGCCGAGGGCCGCCACGGCGGGGCGGAGCGTGAGGGGCGCTCCGCGTCGGACGCCGCCGCCGGCGGGCCCAAGGCCGACGCCGGCGGCCCGACCGCCTCACCCTACGCCGACCGCTCGCACGCCTCCGCGGGCGAAGGCGCGAGCGAGGCGAGCGAGACGCTCGACGAGGTGGGACGCCCTGAGGACCCGCGCCCCGCGGACACCCCTGACGACGACACCCGACGCGGAGGCGACGATTCGTGA
- a CDS encoding NADH-quinone oxidoreductase subunit D translates to MTDLDTMTTERGQGLLPGGPGEGMLVEIRDEGELATQDMNLNIGPQHPATHGVLRVVIDLDGEKIRRARPIIGYMHRGFEKLAEARDYRQIMALVNRHDWLSAFNNELGVAIAVERMMELEVPERARWIRVLMAEWNRILNHLMFVGSFGLELGAITPVFFAFREREDIQHLMESATGGRLHFSYNRVGGLKEDLPRGFLAASAQMTKNVRARSQEYRDLLEGNEIFIARTRGVGALPLDVAASYGVTGPTLQAAGLPEDSRVTEPYEKYGEIDVRVPVGQNGDSYDRFMVLLDRIDASCDIIDQVLDSIPSGPVKTNLPKVVKAPEGAIYVRTENPLGQCGYYLVSDGKKNPWRLKMRTPSFNNIAAMPYLLEGALLSDMIAILGSVFFVVGDIDR, encoded by the coding sequence GTGACCGATCTCGACACGATGACGACCGAGCGGGGGCAGGGCTTGCTGCCCGGCGGTCCCGGCGAGGGCATGCTCGTCGAGATCCGCGACGAGGGCGAGCTCGCCACGCAGGACATGAACCTGAACATCGGGCCGCAGCACCCTGCCACGCACGGGGTGCTGCGGGTGGTCATCGACCTCGACGGGGAGAAGATCCGCCGGGCCCGTCCGATCATCGGCTACATGCACCGCGGGTTCGAGAAGCTCGCCGAGGCCCGCGACTACCGTCAGATCATGGCGCTCGTCAACCGCCACGACTGGCTGTCCGCCTTCAACAACGAGCTCGGCGTGGCGATCGCCGTCGAGCGGATGATGGAGCTCGAGGTTCCCGAGCGGGCCCGGTGGATCCGCGTCCTCATGGCCGAGTGGAACCGGATCCTCAACCACCTCATGTTCGTCGGCTCGTTCGGGCTCGAGCTCGGCGCGATCACCCCGGTGTTCTTCGCGTTCCGTGAGCGCGAGGACATCCAGCACCTCATGGAGAGCGCGACGGGGGGCCGGCTGCACTTCAGCTACAACCGCGTCGGGGGGCTGAAGGAGGACCTGCCCCGCGGCTTCCTCGCAGCGAGCGCCCAGATGACGAAGAACGTGCGCGCGCGGAGCCAGGAGTACCGTGACCTGCTCGAGGGCAACGAGATCTTCATCGCCCGGACGAGGGGGGTCGGTGCGCTGCCGCTCGACGTGGCCGCGAGCTACGGGGTCACCGGCCCGACCCTGCAGGCCGCCGGGCTCCCCGAGGACTCGCGGGTCACCGAGCCCTACGAGAAGTACGGCGAGATCGACGTGCGCGTGCCGGTCGGGCAGAACGGCGACAGCTACGACCGGTTCATGGTGCTGCTCGACCGCATCGACGCGAGCTGCGACATCATCGACCAGGTGCTCGACAGCATCCCGTCGGGGCCGGTGAAGACGAACCTGCCGAAGGTCGTCAAGGCCCCCGAGGGGGCGATCTACGTGCGGACCGAGAACCCGCTCGGGCAGTGCGGCTACTACCTCGTGAGCGACGGGAAGAAGAACCCCTGGCGGCTCAAGATGCGCACGCCGTCGTTCAACAACATCGCCGCGATGCCCTACCTGCTGGAGGGAGCGCTGCTGAGCGACATGATCGCCATCCTCGGCAGCGTGTTCTTCGTCGTCGGCGACATCGACCGCTAG
- a CDS encoding NADH-quinone oxidoreductase subunit B family protein, translating into MGLVDKIDPPQPLKFVLNWGRKYSLWVMNFGLACCAIEFIATSAARHDFIRLGVIPFAHGPRQADLMVVAGTLTDKMAPAIKRLYDQMPEPKYVISFGSCSNCGGPYWDSYAVTKGVDQIIPVDVYVPGCPPRPEALLDGILTLQERIGNESLKDRYAEREARRPIVVGGGDHTRHPANDPM; encoded by the coding sequence GTGGGCCTAGTCGACAAGATCGACCCGCCCCAACCTTTGAAGTTCGTCCTCAACTGGGGACGCAAGTACAGCCTGTGGGTCATGAACTTCGGGCTGGCGTGCTGCGCCATCGAGTTCATCGCCACGTCGGCTGCCCGCCACGACTTCATCCGGCTTGGCGTCATCCCGTTCGCCCACGGCCCCCGCCAGGCCGACCTCATGGTCGTCGCCGGCACCCTGACCGACAAGATGGCCCCGGCGATCAAGCGGCTGTACGACCAGATGCCCGAGCCGAAGTACGTGATCAGCTTCGGGTCCTGCTCGAACTGCGGCGGTCCGTACTGGGACAGCTACGCGGTGACCAAGGGCGTCGACCAGATCATCCCGGTGGACGTCTACGTCCCCGGCTGCCCGCCCCGCCCCGAGGCCCTGCTCGACGGGATCCTCACCCTCCAGGAGCGCATCGGCAACGAGTCCCTCAAGGACCGCTACGCCGAGCGCGAGGCACGACGGCCCATCGTGGTCGGCGGCGGCGACCACACCCGCCATCCCGCGAACGACCCGATGTAG
- the map gene encoding type I methionyl aminopeptidase, giving the protein MREPKRNEPCWCGSGEKFKRCHHPEPPPATAGAGREWGGPAPTAVLHRVRPGTLGATRTVPAPIRRPEYAETGDPGPRRPATVKGPEFVERMRSTGRAARAVLDRVVAAVEPGITTDELDRIAHEETLRVGAYPSPLNYHGFPKSLCTSVNEVICHGIPDDRPLAEGDIVNCDVTIYRDGVHGDNSVTVYVGEVDEESRRLVEATYEAMMLGIAAARPGARVRDIGRAIQEYAEGHGLGVVRAFVGHGVGEQFHTEPIIPHYYAPEARTVLRPGMTFTVEPMLTLGTPDHVMWDDGWTAVTADLRRTAQFEHTVLVTENGVEILTLPEGEPQPFAH; this is encoded by the coding sequence ATGCGAGAACCGAAGCGCAACGAGCCGTGCTGGTGCGGCAGCGGTGAGAAGTTCAAGCGCTGCCACCATCCCGAGCCTCCACCGGCGACCGCCGGCGCGGGCAGGGAGTGGGGGGGTCCGGCGCCGACGGCCGTGCTCCACCGCGTGCGCCCCGGCACGCTCGGCGCGACCCGCACGGTCCCCGCGCCGATCCGCCGGCCGGAGTACGCCGAGACGGGTGACCCGGGCCCGCGCCGGCCCGCCACGGTCAAGGGGCCGGAGTTCGTCGAGCGGATGCGCTCGACGGGCCGGGCCGCGCGCGCCGTCCTCGACCGCGTGGTGGCCGCCGTCGAGCCCGGGATCACCACCGACGAGCTGGACCGCATCGCCCACGAGGAAACACTGCGCGTCGGCGCCTACCCGAGTCCCCTCAACTACCACGGGTTCCCGAAGTCGCTGTGCACGTCGGTGAACGAGGTCATCTGCCACGGCATCCCCGACGACCGCCCCCTCGCCGAGGGCGACATCGTCAACTGCGACGTCACGATCTACCGGGACGGGGTCCACGGCGACAACTCGGTCACCGTCTACGTCGGCGAGGTCGACGAGGAGTCGCGCCGGCTTGTCGAGGCGACCTACGAGGCGATGATGCTCGGCATCGCGGCGGCCCGCCCCGGTGCGCGGGTCCGCGACATCGGCCGTGCGATCCAGGAGTACGCCGAGGGCCACGGGCTCGGGGTCGTGCGGGCCTTCGTGGGCCACGGCGTCGGCGAGCAGTTCCACACCGAGCCGATCATCCCCCACTACTACGCGCCGGAGGCACGGACCGTCCTTCGGCCGGGGATGACCTTCACCGTCGAGCCCATGCTCACCCTCGGCACGCCCGACCACGTCATGTGGGACGACGGGTGGACGGCCGTCACGGCCGACCTGCGCCGCACGGCCCAGTTCGAGCACACCGTGCTCGTCACGGAAAACGGTGTGGAGATCCTCACCCTGCCGGAGGGCGAGCCCCAGCCCTTCGCCCACTGA